GCACGGCACACGCTccacgctcctctctcctctctctaaagAGGGCAACATTTATCATATTGGTTCAGCTTATTCCAGCACCAGCCGTCAATAATGatctcgtcttttttttttggggggggggggggggttgtacaTAAACCTGTCCACTTGCAATACAGTGGTCCACCTGCTTTTAACTGGGGCAAACAGTGTTAGAAATATAAACATTAGCGTTTACATACGGTAGGCCAATCTGTTAATAGGCTAAAGAGGACCGTAGGTGCACAATGTTATCTGTCTAAGGTTACTCACAGAGCGTATTAAGTCTTCTCTGCTCTTTCACATGTCTCCTACAAGTACACAACACCAACCATTTCAGCCATATATCCCCCTCTGTTGTTTGGGGTTATGGGTCGACAAATGAGTTGTTTTCAGTTATGTGTTTTGGGGCCATATCTTTTGTCTTCACATGACATGGCGTACTGGGTCACATGGGGGGAGAGGCGGGAGAAATGGCAGATAAAGTATTCCTTCTTCACAGTCTTAAAACTTAAGACAATAAGAAAAAAGATTCACAAAGAATAACTGGGTCAGACGTTGTTTCAACTCCAAAACTCTCTGAGAGGGATTTGCACGTTGTACTTCTTTAGTGTTTCCAGATCGTAGGCTTGTTCCTTTATCTCGGTTTCTCTTTCCCAGAAAGCAAACCCACAGAATTGGTTCAGCTATTCTCAGATAGAATAAAGACAGTAAATGGTTcacgagaaagaaaaaaaaatttgtCCCGAAGCAAACGAACAATCTCCACACCATTTTCACAAAGtcaaacacttcagtcaaacagaggacagtgaaacacacatacaaaaaaaagggACCGACGGCAGAGCAAGTGTTCACATTTCCGTGTTAAATCTCGACTATTCCCAAGTGAGCCATTAGGTCTGTCACAAAGTGCTTTTAACAGCCTGTATTGGTCATAGGGTTCATACTGTAATGCCATACGaacaacccccaacccccacgaTCCCCGTCCATTCTACTGTTCGTAATACCTCTCCATTATTGTCACCCATCCACTCCACACATATGaataccaacacacaaacacacacgtgtacacacacacactttgaagtgATAGGCCAACCATGTCTGCATGTTTCTAGAATAAAGGTTGTTCTGTTTTCTTCACAATACCCAtttcagaaagaaagaaaataaaagtgttttaaaaagaaaataaattaaacaCGTTGGGAAATGAGAATGTTTACTGTCTTGAAATATGTGACACTGGCTTTCTgttaactctctctttctttctctctctctctccctctctgtctctcaaatacacacacacacacacacacacaaagagagagagagatgttcaaAGAGGAAATTATATGAAAAACTATAGATCATGGGCTAAAGGGACCATGATGTATATGAAAAACGAATAGGGCCTGATTAACGTTGACTTGCCAATGACATGAGTGAGGTATTCACCTTCAGTAACATCGGCGCAATCTCTAGTTCATTATGAATTAATCATATGTTCAGTATGTAAACATTAGCTTATGTATTAGTATACTCTATTAATTCATCATGAGCTAATAATCAATTCATCATAAGTTCAGTATGTACACATTAGGAATTATGTACTAATTTACACATATGAATCGTATGAATTTACACGTATGAATATGAATTTACACATATGAATCGTACCCTTAGTAATatggatgtagcctaactaTTTAGGACATGGGGAATTTAATGTATAGGGAAATAGGAAAATATACTGATAGCACTTATTCAAAAAGACTTGAAGTAATGTTGGAAAAATACTTAAAGTGTAACTTTACCCcttaactccacccacttcacatttctgaaaaaggctttcaaaatgggcaggacgttctgaaatttggaaggtagtgcagcactgctgcagccaatcaaccatggtgattttgtgtcaatctgggaatgagtgctgcaaaCATGGCTTATCataggtaggctaatcagggcatcAGGTGTTGGGGCATTTtattcctaatttgtaatgacccggtgacgtagtctcggcagaaaagtgcaggactatgtcagcattccaatagcattttggaccaaaatgccatgacatgtttcaacctgtagagggcacGGAGAGCTGTATCTCCAacacaaaatcatacgaaatgttacttttctcgggaaacacgatttttgccCTGGtagtgtaggtcaccacttatgagtaatttcaatcaatcaacagctcaaaaaacatattttagggtgcagttacactttagtAATGATTAATTATGTGTTTGTTCATTCTTAACTAATACTTAGTGTACCATTATTGTCAAATGTTACCTATATTTTCCCCTTTTAATCAAAGTTATTGGTTAGACAATTCATCAGTTGTTGGATATAGGCCACTCTCACCCAATTCATCAGTTGTTAGATATAGGCCACTCTCACCCAATTCATCAGTTGTTGGATATAGGCCACTCCCACCCAATTTGGCAGCTGTTGGATATAGGCCACTCCCACCCAATTCTACATCCTTGAGCAGGTGTGTTAACCttactttcgccagatcctgtagttcgctgtctgcttcacacaaggatctgggacttctcgataggagatgtatttctgaaggcgggtccttgtaaaacatcctcgcatgtgatttgataaaccacttgcctgttatcttgaatgacgtgctaggcttcttcaagctcttgccaaacccggtcggaagaagagtacaaacatccttgccaccaataaatgtcttcaaacctattctctgttaatcttttaaagaatgaatactcgatagattcgacaaaacggttgaaatagcagaatcaatgtcagcacaagactcctcgctgcgtgccgccattgttatttgaatcaaacactcgcttcggcgctcctgattggttgctcattttttgagcactggcacaggggtttggattgccctcgcgtccagacccttgtgtggagctcagcgaaacgcctctggtggagcatggcggaactacaagggtctggcgagagtcaggctacaggTGTGTAGCCCATGCTCACATGTCTACAGAACCTCCTTGGAACAGTACACTCCACCATAAAATTCATCATCTCATCATAAAATTCATATTAAGTGCATATCTCTTTCTAACAACTTCATTTGAGCGCACACTTCTCATTTCATTCTGCACCTGGGAAATGTTATGTGTACTATTTTGAGCGTGTATAtccataaacaaaacaaaaaataacaaattgaTAGGTAACAATGAATAACACCAGAATTGTATTTTGATGCTGCATTTATTGATTGGATTTGTGACAGTCAAAGATTGAactgaaagagaagagggaTTTCTGCAGGAGGTTTAGTACACCAGCACCTGTTGGTCTGGGCTGGCTGcagtctcaggtgtgtgtgtgtggtgcacacaAGGGCGATGActacccaggtgtgtgtgtgtgtgtgtgtgtgagtgtgtgtgtgtgtgtgtgtgtgtgtgtgtgtgtgtgtggtgcacacaAGGGCAATGActacccaggtgtgtgtgtgtgtgtgtgtgtgtgtgtgtgtgtgtgtgtgtgtgtgtgtggtgcacacaAGGGCGATGACTGCACAGGTGGCTGCCAGGTGTCATAAACACTGGACTTCCGccagcacactcaaacacacagatcttacacacaaacccacacaccacccgtAACTGACCTCGAAGAGCCCTAACTGTTTAACGTTGTGTAGGAAgtaaggaaagaaggaaagaaggctTAAAATCACAGGTTGTGGGTGAACTCCACACGAGATGCCCGATCACTTGGCGCACACAAAAGGGCGACGATGGTGGCAGGGAAGATCATTCCAAACGCCACCACCTGGAGAAGACAACAGTTATCTATCAGAGGCAGATAAACACATCGCATAGATTCCAAATACCAAACCAACATGCCAGATTAAATAAACGTGAAGTATTTCATAAATTGTAGCCATCTTGCAAGATAGTCACTCATACTGCATAGTGAATAGTGCAGCAGCGTTGTGAAGACCATACGCTAATGTATACTAGCATAATAATGATAGGAGCAATGCAAGGAAATTGCTCATAATGGATGATTAGAGATGGACAGATATAAGAGTCCAGCAAATCGACAGATAAACAGATTGCTCTGAGTTAGTGGAGTGTGCAAGTATATTGTAGTAGCCTACCATTGAAGTTGGTGTTTGCACAGTGTTCATTTCCACCATGGTTGTTAGGCTCCCAAGGAGACCAGTTGGAATAGTCAAACGGGCTGCCATCAGTCCAGTACCATGTGTGACCCTGCAAACCGAAACAAAATCTCTTACAACTTGTCTTTATCCCAAAGTAAATTTGGACATTTACCCATGTGTGCTAAATGTGCAGGACCAAATTTAGCCTGCCCATAAAATTTGAGGCAGGGAGAGTGTAACAGGGACCATAATGGCATGCAAACGTCACGTAGACTAAAATTCTGTCTACGCCAGAGTAGCTCACCCTTTCAATCAGATAAGATTTTGGAGTGATACAGTAGAAGGCTGAAACAGTTAACAATCCAGTATAAGAAATTAGACACACTGCAAGAGTTTACCTCAAAGGATCCCCCAGCCCCAATCCATGTCCACTCCCTATTCCCTGACAAGTGACCTACAAAGCGTGCCTCGGCCATGTTGTGGATGGATGCAAGATGACCTCCCTGACCCGAGCAGTGTCCCTGAAGGTCAACCAGCATTCAGATCAGAATGTAATTTATGGCATAGTCAAATGTAAGGCAGGTCAATCCAAATAATGGAATAAAAAACAATCAGCAttcagaaacagagaaagatcatacacatgaaaataatttattttgtttacttttctGTTTTTACACTTTGTTATTCACCTCTGCATCAGACCAAGTAAGCAGTTGACTAAAAAATCTGAAGCAGCGATTTCCATGGCTGCTCCATCCAGACTGGCATGCTGAACGTTTTTCCACAACGGTCAGCTCTGAGAACAACAGTCAGGGTCAACATACTCAGAGAGATCATGTGCATCATGCAGCAGTTCTGAATCTTAAGACTAATTTGGTACAGTAAAAATGAGACTGATGAGTAAAACTGTCAAATACACTAGATGTCTTATAGGAACAACAGTTTATCAAATCAAAAAGTGGTTACTGCATCTACCCAAAACACAAAATCAACCTTTTGAAAACCACTATTACTCCCAACAAACAATGAAACTCCAAGGCACTCTCGTTTGAAAacgttaaaaagcctttattgttaTGGCTTGGTCATATCAAACTTCTAAAAACTCtaacaataaaggctttttaacgtTTTCAAACCGAGAGTGCCTTggagtttctttgtttgttggcATTCAGTATCCCATCCAAAGAGCACCTCAAACTTTTGAGTCCAGGAAGCGCTCCTCTACCCCCATTTGTTTAACCACTATTACTATTACGATACTACCAGCATTATCCACTAccactactattactactgcaACAACAAGTATAGTGAATAGTAAGGGTGGAAATGTAGCATTTATTTACGTAAGTGGAGGGGAGTTTGTATTAAATATTTACAAAACaagagtaaaatatttatatttattcttaATTTGGTGTTTGATGTGATTGCACTGCCTGCCACCACCATTAGTCTCAATAACATTTActcaaaaaaaatatgttctGTTCGTGCCATGAGAAAAATGGCTAGCAAAATGTGTTATCAGAGCTACAGCACTTTATGGAACAGGAGATACAAGctcacctggagacacttcaGTTTCACCTGGACCACCATCAGACTCGGCCTCTGGAGAACAAGGAGTTAGTAGTCAGTATGTTAGTATGTTTCTCCACATCCagttattttttaattatataGACTGTTGTTCATATCCATGCATTTTTTAATGTACTTTCAAAGCATCCTCTAGAACTGTAATAGTATGATAAACGTATAATAAATGCTTAATGGCGTACTCCACTGACCTGAAGCCATGCTCAAAGCAAACATGgcatagagaagagagataacTGGCAAAATCGCCATGGCAGTTACTTAttctgaaacaaacacacacaaacacacacacacacacacacacagtgacacaactGCATGCAATAAAAAtattatacaaaaaaaaacatgacacgAGAGCTTAGAGAGAAACAATAAAGTCGGTGGTGTGATGCTCACCTGTTTATGAGGGGATCTTTGAGAGCCTCCGAAGGATTTGGTGAGGATGAGGACAGCTAAGCAGCCTTTATAGTTAGATAGTGAAAGCAGCTCCATGAGGTAAATAGCGTTATTAAAATAACCAGCATTCAGTGGCCATTTCATATTTGCCAACAGCAAATAATTCCTTATTTACATGACCAAAGTAAACATGGCAGGATGGTGAGATGAACACGGATAGAGGTGTGAAAAAGAGACAGGAAAAGCAGGCTCATTAAGGAACCTCCCAGAGGTCCTGCTGCTCTAACACCTTGTCCAAACTGGACGCGACgcgagcgaacattagcgatagAATCCgtttaattacattgttttcaattggagtgtcctgactgaagCCACGCGAGCAGTGATGcaatgcagcgtttttgagggaacttttgtcggacgccctgcttttattttctttttgtcgctcgcattgctctgctattttgaatgagaaatatggaatcccgtgacgcaacacaatggcataatattaacggattcagtgtagacagacaacattgacagtcgctcgcttggatccGGTTAGGTGTTAGGCTGCTGCTCCTACTTCACGCCATAGTTCTCGTGGAGGGCCAAAACTCTGAGCATGTTTACATCTTATCTAGTAATAGTCTGATATTAATCCAAtcaaccctttcatgcacgcattatgaaaaaaatgtCTAGATCTTTTTTATATTGATTTTATTAGGCCTACTCTATGAGCCTAATATTGAAAAGCaatttaatttgtttttaatatgattttatatagaagttacattactgtccacgtatgtaATTTTTTTAGTAGAACCCCTCTACTACCGCCATACtgtccacccacccctctactaccccacccacccctctactaccccatacccacccctccactacctccatactgtccacccacctctctactaccccaCCTAACCCTCAActgcccccacacccacccctatATTACCTCCAtgctacccacccagccctctactacccccatactacccacccacccctttaCTACCTCCATATTACCCGCCCACCCCTCTACCCCCATTACTACTCACCCACCACTCTACTATCtcgcccacccctctactaccacctTTTTTACTCATATTacccaaccctctactaccaccactaccctaccacccctctactacatccatactacccacccctctagtactaccccacccacccctctagtactctcatacccacccacccctctattacccccatattaccataccaccttggcattaccacatgtaattaggtcattatgaatatgtttaccaaatgtttgtttccttGTAATTTAAAGTAGTTAAAATCATAtttaaacaataaaaataaaaacaaatcctagtaacaaaatctgatttttggtcatttaactcctctgttgcgcaacgtccacatacgtggacagttgctttttagggtctacaaactccatttAACATCAATGTTAAATGTAGGCATGGAATATTCCAGTCTTAGTCACATTATTGAGGTGCgttgtgtacagtgtacagtgcAACCAGGATGTTTTCTCATCAATCTACAATGCTCGAATACTCATgcaggtgtttggagtgttttgtaTGATGCTTGCAATTGAGCTCTGGTGCATCCAACATCTATCAATAGGCCTAATCCTTGAGATGCTTCCACAACTCCATTGGAGTCCACCTGTGCCTAAATGAGATCATTGGTTCTGGTTCATTAGGAGACACACATCTCTTTATATAAGGTCTCACAGTTGGTGTATGTCAGAGTGAAAATCAAGCCACAAGGTTGTGAGAATTGTCCGTAGACCTGCAAAACAGGGTTGTTTGTGACCACACAGATCTGGAGGATACACGAAAAATGTTGCAGCATTGAAAGTGCCCAAAAGCACGGTAGCTTCCATCATTCTCAAATGGAAAAGTTTGGAACAATCAATAGTCTCCCTAGATCCCTAGATCCCTAGATCACTAGATCCCTCGATCACTAGATCCCTCAATCCCTCGATCCCTAGATCCCTAGATCACGCTGACTCTTGATGGGATGTGGTCAGTTGGACTACATGGACGAGGACTtttctggttttgtttgtttttattgtttgttttatttttttgtttgtttgtctgtcttgtatgtcttggtgtcacgggtacgctggcgattgcGCCGCTCTGTTCGGCatcttttgtattattttgtaaatttgtttgctCATTGTTGTCACGGTATACACTGgtgactacgccactccgttcagcactgtctctgtcttttgtAAAGCGCTTTCAGGGCTCATGTCTGTGACAACAGCAGCGCTCCGAGCTGGATAGGGCAGGCATGCACCGATGGGCAGGTGGATCGAGTCTTTGACTGGATAGATCCACAAAAGGTGGCAGAACAGGTAAAAATACTACGAGCCATAACAATAGATATGAATCACTGGTGTCCTCATGTGGGGTGTAGGtattaaagtggcaaatttatgaaaaaaaataaatgcccCCTGTACTTAAAGGAagaacattcatttatttacgaaacattattcattcacaaagaaaattggtgtccttaaaggttggagttttcctcatttatttaattaaggcattaagattacttttcaaaagatgatttcttatttctctttttagtcaactttagcatgggtgtattCACTAATGCCGAGCACTGTAAATCTTTCATACAGACCTTTTCCAGACCTATTCTCTGTCCTTGTGTCTACCATTATGAGGGGttatagacatactgtaggactgTTTTTCAGGAGCAGAAATGTCATGTGATGGATAAGGGCATCCGTGTCTTGGTACACAACAAGGATGTCAAGGTTTGAAATCAAACATATCTGTTAGTTCTACTGAATAACACAAAGAGGAAATACCAACCATGTCTCATTGGCACCACgttcaaaacaaacaagaatGGTCTGATGAGCATTGCAAACATTTCAGGTGACCACTATCTAACAAGGaccaagacaaacacaaacacaagttctTAAATACACAAGAATCTAACCCAGGAACACTTTTACCACCCGCAAATGAATTTGTTTTGCACTTCGTTTGTATTGCACCATCATGGGAAAGAGTCTATCCGGGTCTCTAAGGTGCCTGAGGAGATCTAATCATTGCACCCAGTACTGTCTACCAGCTtgcaaacagtaggcctatacactactgtatgtactgcaTGAAGTCTGATTAACATGGAGCTGCCAATTAAACAAATGAAGTATTCACCTTGTGTCATAATGTCTAGTTCATTATGAATTCATCATGTGTTCAGTATTTACTACTGGCACATATTAATCATACCCTTAAAACTCTATGAAGAAAAGCACATGTGTTAATCATCATTAAGTAATGTTGGAAACATGgattaactagaaatgcaattaaaGGAATTGCCCGTGCATAAAAGTCATACCAATATGGTCCATTAGatgacctacgttacaaagtttgaatgaagtttctaagttaaacagTTCAAGATAAATAGCGCACAGAAAAAGTAGTAAGcggaataagaagaagaagcttaggaagaacagtacagtgcacagGGCATTACAGCACAGTCATGTACTGTAATGATTGACTGGATGCTGCAAATGCATTGCAAATTCAAAATCAGTGTGTCAGTCAGTTTGTACTGTAATGATTGACTGGATGCTGCAAATGCATTGCAAATTCAAAATCAGTGTGTCAGTCAGTTTCATAGGCAATTCCTAATTCAGTCAGACAAGCATAATAAAACACATGCAGTAAAATATCACCTCTCTTATCAGCTGAGACAAACAACTGGTAAAGCACTGAGGGGTTTAGCACAGCACCCACTGCACAACAGAGAGGCTCGGAGGCACAAAGTGCCCCATCACTGAAGAGCAGCTCCAGCGCCCAACATGGTTAGGATGGAGCCTCAAATGATGAAAGTCCACCAACACTAACAATCTGTCAGAGAAGAAAACATCTCTCCTCGCATGTAAAAGCCTCTCATCGTCAGGCCTACATCAAACTTTGCTTTTAGTCGTGACTGTAGTTTCAGCTATTTAATAtgtaacactctctctctctctctctctctctctctctctctctctctctttttaaatatatacacgtatatatatatatatatatatatatatatatatatatagagagagagggggtataaatatgtatactgtatatagatagatagatagatagatagatagattgaatttccccttggggatcaattaagtatctagatagatagatagatagatagatagatgcatatacagtattatatctatctatatgaaTATACAGAGAGAGTAAGGGGAGTTTTACATGAAATAGCACTGATGCATAGAACTTAATGTAGAATGCATCAGTTAATATCATTCCCAAAAGAATGTGCTTCTTGGAACAGTCTGGGATGACACAGCATCAAGAGAAGGTCAAGGACTATTGAACTGCACCTCAGTGATTTTGTGTTTCTGccacgttaaaaaaaaaaccctgccatTATCAGAATCAGCGGAGTGTGAAACGCTTCTCGGGGCTGTGTGCTCTGAGGGGCTTCCTGAGTCAGCTCTATCGGCGGGACACACAGCCAGCGGTCAGCACGGCACGGCAGGACACGGCAGGGCAggacacggcacggcacggcaggACAGAGTTCTAGTTTAGTTTTGGATGGCCAGCGCAGGTCACCGGCGGTCCTGTCTGGATCGCTATAGTGCTAGGCGCGCTGCCGATTCAATATTGTCCTGCCGTGCCGTGTcctgccgtgccgtgccgtgccgtgtccTGCCGTGCCGTGTcctgccgtgccgtgccgtgccgtgtccTGCCGTGCCGTGTCCTGATGAGCGCACACTGCGCTGGCCAACCCGAGGGCTCCGAGGGCCATCCAAAACTAAACTAGAACTCTCAGGGAGTTCACCTGATGAGCACACACTGGTTGTCGTGGCGTTGCCATAGCACTCGGTAGGTCTGATTGGCCAGCGCGTAGATATGAGGAGGCAGCTGATTGGTCAGGGTATATGATGATGTCATATGAGGGGGGGAGTTGGCCCCGCCCACCAGTGCTGTAGacatacacactatacacacacacacacacacacacacacacacacacacacacacatacattatacacacTTACATGTAAGTAACTAAAAAAGcattcagagagcgcagctacctccggctgtattgttcttcctaggttgtcatacatttgaatagactgggtgttcccatcctgccttgcaaggtgatttcattcacgctgctaaggcagtctggaaactaccaccctaatttttgcctgagataggggaccaatcacagaacaggggaggagGCAAGACGATGATAAGCtttgcacagacgcatttgatagacatccgtggcgcccaatgaacggatctgggctttttttttttcaaataccagaaaagtctggttgccagaccacgtctcatttgagaagtagtaggcgctagccaggctaacatttgaacctaaactattcagatcgccaccacgtggccattaCCATGCCAAGCGAAAAACAAAAACGGATTCCCAACGCTGCTCccgatcactcccaaaatgtaattgtttcttccttgcgtcatttctgaccttccttGAATTCCATCCATAAttgtttgagttatcttgctaacagacagacagacagacaaataaacaaacaaacagacatacgccggtccccgatgaaaacataacctccttggcggaagTAATAATCATAACTCTCAGGGAGCCTGCCACTTTATCAGATGAAGCAGCAAATCCCCCCCAAAAAGATGGAGGTTGCAGGGAAGAGTTTGATATCCCTAGATAGTGACAGACATCCCTGAGAGATacctaggacacacacacaccattatccccaccacacacactcacagcgaaaagtcacagacagagaagcactcttACACAAAGGCAAGCGTGCATACAcaaactcatttacatacataaaagttgcagtaggggatggagtagacaatggaaacaaaagcgtgatttataTTTGCAGAgaaaatgtgcaggactgatAGGCGGTCATATTGTAGgccatattgtgtaccgctttgcggtacatctagttttacaTCAAGATCAAAAATTTTAGTTGATAatgttttcagtataaagagacttaccttgaagcctgtgggtgggatgaacagttgtctttcaaactgcctctgcacgtaataggccagcatttgtgaccaatcgtagctggtcggcaaaacggcaaatacatccttctttaaaatgaatgacttgagtggttctttctgctcaaccttcaaagaaaagcccaagtctaactcttccaaagccgattaaAACGAGCACGCtttgttagcctcatccatctttcgtttttctctatggttgtgcaacacggtctcacacccaactcgaaCGAGGACACATGggccagccccctggcgtcaatatcggaagccaaaggtgagctaaggcgggctcaaggactctgtacacagatagagcgttctgattg
The Sardina pilchardus chromosome 13, fSarPil1.1, whole genome shotgun sequence genome window above contains:
- the LOC134099603 gene encoding galactose-specific lectin nattectin-like codes for the protein MAILPVISLLYAMFALSMASEAESDGGPGETEVSPELTVVEKRSACQSGWSSHGNRCFRFFSQLLTWSDAEGHCSGQGGHLASIHNMAEARFVGHLSGNREWTWIGAGGSFEGHTWYWTDGSPFDYSNWSPWEPNNHGGNEHCANTNFNGGGVWNDLPCHHRRPFVCAK